The following proteins are encoded in a genomic region of Haloarcula salinisoli:
- a CDS encoding HNH endonuclease, which translates to MGDWRSKNRSGKNAPSWKGGKVRVECERCDTEFDVKPVRANKARFCSYACRNEWLTTQTGQDHPNWKGGRHLRNIVVKQLHGPSWTTIREEHVSSECQNCGIDESQFDRGLDLHHIVPIQAGGTNQGYNLITLCRSCHKKAESYTTDFTESVLSPTEI; encoded by the coding sequence ATGGGAGATTGGCGTAGCAAGAACCGTTCAGGGAAGAATGCACCATCGTGGAAGGGGGGCAAAGTTAGAGTTGAATGCGAAAGGTGTGACACCGAATTCGATGTGAAGCCGGTTCGTGCAAACAAAGCTCGATTCTGCTCGTATGCATGCCGAAATGAATGGCTGACGACTCAAACTGGCCAAGACCACCCGAACTGGAAAGGTGGAAGGCATTTGAGAAATATCGTGGTGAAGCAATTACATGGCCCTTCTTGGACTACTATTAGAGAAGAACACGTATCTTCGGAGTGTCAGAATTGTGGGATAGATGAATCTCAGTTTGACAGGGGGTTAGATTTGCATCATATTGTTCCAATTCAGGCAGGCGGTACTAATCAGGGATATAATCTGATTACGCTTTGTCGGTCCTGTCATAAGAAGGCAGAATCATATACAACCGATTTTACAGAATCGGTACTGTCACCAACGGAGATTTAG
- a CDS encoding type II toxin-antitoxin system VapC family toxin, giving the protein MTLLCLDNSVVAKFARPDPDSSVVSYLQRNASEAWAIPATVLFEYLRYYSEASAVHQHHHALTQRIERVLPLTEGVAVEAVLLEHSLDQQDIRLNLADLLHAATAREHDATFVTCDAAAFGRAPVQELLEIDIVDVGE; this is encoded by the coding sequence GTGTCTCGACAACAGCGTCGTCGCAAAGTTCGCACGACCGGACCCCGATTCCAGCGTCGTCTCGTATCTACAGCGCAACGCCTCCGAGGCGTGGGCAATCCCCGCCACCGTGCTGTTCGAGTACCTCCGATACTACAGCGAGGCGTCCGCGGTCCACCAGCACCACCACGCGCTCACCCAGCGAATCGAGCGTGTCCTCCCGCTGACCGAGGGTGTCGCGGTCGAAGCGGTGCTGCTGGAACACTCACTCGACCAGCAGGATATCAGGCTCAACCTCGCGGACCTCCTCCACGCCGCGACCGCACGCGAGCACGATGCGACCTTCGTCACCTGTGACGCGGCCGCTTTCGGTAGGGCCCCGGTCCAGGAATTGCTGGAGATTGATATTGTAGACGTCGGCGAGTAG